In the genome of Streptomyces sp. SN-593, the window GATGGCCGACGTGGTCATGTCTCTCCCTGCGGTTGGGGGTGCTTTCGGTTGTTGGGCCCTGCCACCGGGCCCAACAAGAAAACTGTACCGCATTTTGATCACGCAGGGAAGGGGGCGCCGCTTTTCAGGCGCCTGGGGTGAACGGAGCGGCTGGGGCGCGGGAGCCAGTTTCGTAGATCACGTGCCACGGGCCGGCGGACGGCTTCGCCTTGAAGCGGAGCGACATCACGACCGGTTCGCTTCCGTCTGCGGGGAGGACGCCTCGGGCTTGGCCCAGGTGATTCGGGCGTGCAGCCACCCTGTCACGACGCCGGTGAGCACCGCGCCGGTCTCCGGGTGGGCCCACGTCACCCAACTGCCGGGCGCGAATGCCCCGCTTGCCGGTTTGGGCGCTGTGCCCTGGCGTCGATTCCGTCGCCAGGCGGCGCGCACCTTGTCCGGGCTGTTGGGGTTGGCTCGCGGAAGGGGGCCGGGGATGCGCGGGATGCGGTTCTGGGCGTCGGCGAGGATGGCGGCCTTCCTGGTGCCCAGTTGGGTTGTGTACGCCTCTCGTACGGCGACGTGGTCGGTTCCCGACACGGACACCGTGACGGTCCACCCCCCTTGGATCAGGAAGATGCGGGCGGATTCCTCCCAGCGGGTGGGAAGGGTGGCCGGGCCTGTGACGTCGATGGCTTCGAGCGCCGTACGGCGCATCTCCTCCACCACTTGGTCCTGGATCCGGTTCCAACTGTCCCGGTTGCCCGCGCGGTGCTTCTCGGCTTCCGCCAGGTCCCCGCGCGCGATCGCGTCGGCGTACCCGCGTCCGCGCGGCGTCGGGTTTCGTCCTCCGCCGCCCGCTGCCAGTTCTCGTAGTGGATGGCCCAGCCGACCGGGGTGATGCGTTCGGGGAGTTGGGTGACGGTGCCCGACTCGGAGATGCGGGCCGCCAGTGTCAGGGTGCTGACCTTCTCGCTGGTGTGGAGTGTGCGCACGGCCTGCCTCTCTGTGTGGTCGGGGCAACCAGGTGGGGCGCGGCCCTGCCGCGCCCCATGGGGGGTCAACCCCAGGTGATGAGGAGGCCGGCGGTCGCCGCGTACTGGGCGAGCGCGTGCAGCTCCTCAAGCCTCATCTGCACGTAGCCGGCCGGGCGGCCGCAGTCGATGAAGCGGGTGTCCGTGCCCGTGGCGGGCAGGCCCGCGTCGGCCGGTGCGACGGCGAGCGCAAGCAGCACGCGGCCGAGGAAGAGTTCGGCGTCCTCCTCCCCGTACGGCTCGGAGTACCCGAGCGCGTCGAGGACCGCGGACGCGTTGGAGTTGTTCATGTCGATGAAGTCGCCCTGGCACTCGGCGGAGAAGACGACCGACATGAGGGGCTCCTTCGGGTTGGGGAGGGAGGAGGTTGGACCCGATACCCAACAAGAAAACTGTACAGCACTTTCATCATGTCGGGTAGGGAGAACCACGCCGGGCGGGCGGGGGCATCTCCTCTTCCCCGCCCACCCGAACCCCAGCCGTCGCTAGTCGCGCAGGGGCATCAGAAGGTGCCAGTAGCCCTCTCCGCGGAGCGCCGGCCCGTCGGTGAGCAGGAGGGGCTTGGCGACGCGTCCGTCGTCTCCAGGGGCTTGCAGGTGGATGGTGATGCCGTCGCCGGTGAACGTGCTCAGCGCCTCCAGGAGGAACTTGGAGTTGACGCGGACGGCGGTCGCGGCGAGAGCGTCGGGCGTGCCGTTGGCGAGCGTCACCGGGAGGCTGACGCCGCGCACCAGGGTGCGGTCCTTCTCGCCGTAGAACGGGGCCAGTGAGACCGTCCCTTCCTCTGCGCTGTCGAGCATGCAGGACATGCCGTCCTTCTTGGCCTTCGCCAGGGCGGCCGCCTTCTTGGCTGCCCTGATGGTGGCCGCGCGGTCCAGGGTGATGGACAGGTGGGAGGCTTCCGGCAGCAGGCTCTTGGTCTTGGGCAGGCTCCCCTCGTACGGGCGGAAGCTGACCTGCACGTTGTCAAAGGTGAGCGTGACCAGGGTGGCGCCGATCTTCGGCTCTTCCACAACGCCGATCCCGACCGGTCCGTCGTAGCGGCGCATCTGCTTGGCCACCTTGTCAAGGATGTCGGCCGGGATCAGGGCGCTGACGGTCTTGTGCGGCTTGCCGATCTGGGAACGGGTCACCGGGACGTCGGCGGACGCCATCCGGTACTGGTCGGTGGCGTGCATGGTCAGTGAGCCGCTGTGCAGCGTGAACTGCACGCACATCAGCACCGGCAGTGTCGCGTCGGCGCCGGCCGCGGTCAGCACGCGGGTGAGCTGGCTCAGGAACGCCCCGGAGTCGACGGACGCCACCGGTGCAGCGGGGGTCGGGAGCGCGGGGAAATCCTCCGTCGGGTAGGTGGTGAGCGGCACCGCGATGTCGGGGGTGGAGAGGATCTCCGCGGAGACGGTGACCGGGATCCGGTCGGCGGCGGACTTCGTCTCGCCAGCAGCGACACCGGCGAGGATCTTCTTGAGTTCCCCGTGGTCCAGGACGGAACGGCCAGTGCTGGCCGGGACCGCGGGCAGGGTGACGGACACCGTCGTCTCGTAGTCGTACGCGTGCAGCGTGACGCTGTCGGGGGTGGACTCGGCCACGATGCCGCCCAGGATCGGCACCAGGGGGCGGGGGGCGACCGACAGCGCGGTCAGGTTGAGCGCGTCGGAGAGGACGCGGTGCGGGGCGCTGAAGTGTGCGAGCGGGGCGGCGGGGGCCGTGGTCTTCTCGGCAGTGGTCTGGGTCATCTCGGGTCTCTCCTTGGGTGCGTGATCGGTGGCCGGGGGGTGCCACTCCCCCCGGCGGCGGGGCCCGGGCCGGGCCCCGCAGGGTTTCAGCGGGCGATGGGTCGCAGGCTGTCCAGCCGGTCGGCGGCAGCGCGCAGCAGGGCGCGAGCGTCTGCCTCGTCTCCGTCGGGGTCACGGACGATGGCGGCAGCGTCGGTGAGGTGAGCCGCAGTCCACGCGTTTGCGGACGCCGCTACGGCCCAGGCGCCGATGTTCGTGGACACCGGGCCGATCTCCGCCAGGTCCACGACGTACTCGATTTCGTCGGCGGCCCTCTGTGCGCGGTACTGGTGGGCGGCCGCCACGCTGGTGAGCCAGACCGCGTCCAGCGGGCGGCGGCTTCCCGCGGCCTGCCGGAGGAAGTGCCCGGCCTGGACGGCGCGGCGCGCGACGGTTTCCAGCTCGGTGACCTCACGGAAGGTCGCGGAGTCGATGGCGTTGTGCAGCCAGTCCGCGAGGAACTCGCGGAGCAGGTGGCCTTCCCATGAATTCCCGTACAGCGGGCACGGCAGGAGGGCGGTCAGGTCACGCTCAACGAGGGTGGTGGACGCGGGCATTTCGCTCCCTGGGTGGGGTGGGGGTGAATTCGGTTTGCTGGCCGGTGCCACACCGTCCAACAAGAAAACTGTACCGCACTTTCATCATCGATAGGAGGGGAACGCGCCGATCCGAGAAAGAAAAAATGCAGCTCAACGCGTGTTCTCCACCATGTCCGGGAGCGGCAAGGAAGCGTTACCAGCCGCGCACGGTCGGGCCGTTGAGCGGCCGCGCGAGGGCAGGAGCGACGGCCGGTGCGGGATGCAGCGACAGCGAGTGCGGGGGGACGAAGTGCTGACGATCAGGAGGCCGGCCTTCCCCGCCGGCGCAGGGAAATTAGAAGGAGGCCTCTTCCTGGGTTCCAGGAAGAGGTGTCGATGTGCGTGACCCGGTTGTACTCCAGGGCTGACCTGGGCAAACGTGCGGGATTGCCGCGAGGGGGTTAAACCCGCCGCGACACCGCCGGTAAGACTCCCGGCGACACCTCCGGCGGCACTGCGGGGAACACCGCCGGTGAAACTCCCGGCGACACCTCCGGCGAGATCCCCGGCGACACCCGTTCCCGGGCGGCTTTGGCCATGTCGGCGTCGGAACGGATGCGCCCGGCCGGCCCGCAGCGAATCGGCGAGCGGCGACCGACGGAGGCGGCGGGCAGTCCGGTGGCGGTTGCACCGGCTGGTCCGGATGGGTGGTTGCGCCAAGTGCAAGCGGTTGACCCGCCCTTCCGCCGAATTGAGCAAGCAAAAGCGCAAGGGGCGCTGAGGAGATTCAGCGGCACGAACCGAAAGGACTGTGCCGTGAACCGCACTTACAACAACGCCATCGACCAGCTTGACGCTGAGTGGCCGCTGCTGTGCGCCGACCCGTCGGCGGCCGCCATCGTGACCGGGTGGCTCACCGGTGCCGGGATCTTCACCCCCGGCGAGGCTCCCCGCGATCTGGGCGCGGTACTGCCGGAGCTGGAGTGTCGGGACCGGGAACTGGGCCGGGAGCAC includes:
- a CDS encoding DNA polymerase III subunit beta, which gives rise to MTQTTAEKTTAPAAPLAHFSAPHRVLSDALNLTALSVAPRPLVPILGGIVAESTPDSVTLHAYDYETTVSVTLPAVPASTGRSVLDHGELKKILAGVAAGETKSAADRIPVTVSAEILSTPDIAVPLTTYPTEDFPALPTPAAPVASVDSGAFLSQLTRVLTAAGADATLPVLMCVQFTLHSGSLTMHATDQYRMASADVPVTRSQIGKPHKTVSALIPADILDKVAKQMRRYDGPVGIGVVEEPKIGATLVTLTFDNVQVSFRPYEGSLPKTKSLLPEASHLSITLDRAATIRAAKKAAALAKAKKDGMSCMLDSAEEGTVSLAPFYGEKDRTLVRGVSLPVTLANGTPDALAATAVRVNSKFLLEALSTFTGDGITIHLQAPGDDGRVAKPLLLTDGPALRGEGYWHLLMPLRD